The sequence ggttcagctacaacagatcacccagtagagagtttggctacattagaagtcaccctgtagagagttcagctacataagaaatcaccctttagagagttcagctataacagttcagctacaaattaacaagttatcttgtagagagttcagctacaaacacaataTCTTATAGGAGAGAAATAATATACAATATAGTTTTAAAAGTACATATTATTTATTGCTTTGGAGTTATTAATGTTCTAAAAATTCAACTCTTGATCTCTTCctcctttctgcagtaaagaagtGAAAGAAGCTCCAAAGACAGCCATAGGTTGGCTTTTGGAGTTTATAAATATAAACGGAAATGATatctaaacaaaaacagccaagctgagaGAAAAGGATGTAGTCCCCAAAAAATCCAGGAtgaaaaaagctgtgaaatccaaggtgccagccaagaaatggctgtgattatAGGCAAAAATttaaataacaacaattcagatgaatttggtgccattTACTTTTGTTTACACAGTCAAGAGTGTCTTGATCTTTATTTGCTCTCAAAATGCTATACATTTTGCTGGTGTTATCATGTGTGGTTGTTCTATTATAGCATATGGATTTTTAATTGTGCAAAGTTTATAATCCCCCATCCACTTTGCAAAAGCTGCATCTATTATGCTACCTTTTGTTCTGCTATGACCTGTCTATTCAGCTACACATTTTGCAGGAAAATCATGGTTAGTTTCTCATGGATGATACAGAAGAAGCTATGGGGACTAGGAATCTTTATATATACTTTAAACATGCttttatagaacagtcagaagtAAAAAGATTAATTATAGACTTTGAAAGAGACCAAGAAGAGTGAACATGTAAAAGATTTTATATTTTACATTTACAGCCTACACTTGGGTATATGGCTATGCAATAATACACTAACTATGTGGCTTTATCTAGCAActactgtacagtgtataataAAACATTGTGGTATTGAAAAGTAATTCATTACATCTTGTACATAATGTGACATACTTACATTTCACATATAGTAGCATTCATCCTCCTGTTGTCATCAATAACACTCTCAACAAAGTCCCTCATTGGTACCTCATTGTTGTCATTGGTAGTGTCAGGTTTAGTTGGTACACAATATTTTGTGATTTTCTTAATTGTCCTTTTGTAAAGGTAAATTTCCATTATCAGAAATGGTATTAAGGGTAGTATAACTAGTACAAACATAAATGATAGCAATAAATCAGGATCATAACTGTCAATAAGTGGTACCATTGAAACCGCAATCATCAGCTGTAACACAAAGCCATCAAACACATTAAGAATGTTAGATCCATATGGTCTTATTGTCGCATGTATCAAGGCTAGTATTGAGTTAGCAATGATAAATAAATACTGGGTGGTGTCATTGTTGGATGGATTAGCAATTATTATCAGAATAATCACCAATCGACATATCATGTAATAAGCAGCAAAACTACGATACTtgtctttgtaacatccttgaaactgatccaaCAATGGTTTTATCCTAGTAAAGTTTATCTTTTGGTTAAGGAATGGTTCTAGCAGCAGTAGAAGTGGAAGTCCCAGCACAATTAATGAACATAGTGTTGCTACGATAACATATGATACATGGCGACCATGAAAATACTCTAGTTCAGGTGACAggtaagtgtaaaccttatcCACATTATGAAATTTCAGTGATCTCATTAGCAGTAATGAAGTTGTTGCCACGGAAGTATAGGATAGCAGTAAAAGGAAAGAGATAACATGGATAATTCCTCTACTAACAAATGATGAAAACTTGTATGATATTCTTGCTGATTGGCAGATTACTACTATGATGATGGCAACAGCTAATGGATGGATATAATGAATGAACTGCTGGTCAATTCCACTCATACTAGTTACTAAACAGAGCTGTCCTAAAAATTGTGGTGTGACTTTTGAAATACTTGACATAATGCTAACAAATGTAAATAATCCTTGTGATGAGTACAAGCGTTCACGCAGTAAAATATCCaccatactgtaatagtatgtaatagcaTACAAATAGCCAATCCCAATGTGATAGTATGTCACAATGAACACTAATATAACTATGACCACCCAGTAAATGATTGATAATGTCACCACAAGTACTGTTTGTCCAGTTGTACATGTGTCTACACCTACACAGTCTATAGAATCAAATGAAAGAGTATAGCCATCCTTACAGCTACCACAAGCAGTACCAGATCGCTGCGAATTACACTGATTTGCTCTGATTGGTGAGAGTTTAAAAAATCCACTAGCTGTTTCACAACAAGCGAATTTACAGTAACTATTGGGACAAACTGCCACTGTAGTTTTATTATTAACTTcaccaaaccagtaacctcttttgATAGATGATGTGCTACCAGAACAAGACACAATAGCACTATCACTGTAGCATACACATGTTTGCGTAGTATTATCATAGTGGAAACCAGGATGACATGGTGATAGTTCAGTTATTAGCTCAATGGTAAACTTCTTTACGTCAGATATACTGCCATCATATGAAGTTATGTTTATTGAGTAATTAGTTGCCTCAAAAACTCTCTCTCCCTTTATTCTGACTCCTTCAAATGCTGCTGTACATGATATTAACACATTGTCTGATCCTATAATATGATAATCTTGATCTTCACtgctcagtacaaattgtgTTGATTCAGCAGGTTGATTGTAATAATCCAATACACAAGCATTGATTATAATTTCCTGACCAAGCATTATATTTTTTGTTAGATATCTTTGACAATTCATATCATTGTCATTATCAATGCACATAGCTGTATCATTAAATTCTAGTTTTCTAGGAGAAGTTTTAATGACCCCACTAAATTGAGTATATTCTTTGTCAATGATGCTGTTATTTAAACACGTTTCATCACACGATGTTGGTATATCCACATAAACATCAGAACTAGTGAGGACAGTGTtgttataaaatataatatttgTAGTGTTGAATGTAAGTTTGTTATTGGCACTCTTTGTTAGGTCACAATATATGGCTCCACCATGGCGATTAGCTGTGTTGttataaaatgtgatatgagaatTATAGGATATATTTACAATGAATTGATCAGTAAGATGCATGGCCCCTCCACTTCCTGAAGCTGAATTGTTGAAAAACCACAATTGAGGTCGTTCTGCAAATGTTACTAAGGATTTCACGACAGAAATTGCTCCACCATTTTCTGCATTATTTCCGGTGAAGTTTGCTGTAGTGTTCCCTTCTAATGTTACAGTAGACAGTGAAACATAAAATGCTCCACCTCGCTCTGCAATGTTATTTGTGAACTTTGCTACACTGTTTCCTTCAAATGTCAACATTGACTGAATAATTGACAAAGCTCCACCATATTCAGATGTGTTGTTTGCAAACTTTACTGTAACATTCTTATCTAGTCTAATGTTGGAATTATCGCCACAGTATATTGCTCCACCATACTGAGTAACTTTATTGTTGGAATAAGTCACTTCAGAATATTTAGTCAATATAGCAGTGGAATAGGAAGTAATGTAGAGTGCTCCTCCACTTTCAGTAGCTTTGTTATCTGTGAACTCTATTATGCAACTttcctctaataaaacagtggCTTGATCCCGCAAAAATATAGCTCCACCATGTGTAGCACTGTTGTTTATAAATTGAACGGTTGAACTTTCTTTAGCTGATATATTAGAATTTTGACAGAATATAGCTCCACCAGTTGTTGCTCTGTTGGTGATAAAAGTTACCGTTGTAGTAACATAAAATAAGACATTACACTGTGTGTTAAAAAATATAGCTCCTCCATAATAATtggctttattattattaaaagttgcatttgtgttaccatcaaatgtgatattagATGAAGActcacaatatacagctcctccatgaAAATTGGCTTCattgttattaaatgttacacttgagttaccatcaaatgtgatattagATGAATCAtaacaatatacagctcctccatcataaCTGGCTTCATTGTTATTAAATTCTATGCTTAAGCTACCGTTAAATGTGATTTCAGAATTATCACTGTATATGGCACCACCATATCTTGCACTGTTGTCCTTAAATATCACCATCGAATTTGTCTCAAAAACGATTCTAGAATAAATTTGATAAATAGCTCCACCATTATCTGTAACAGAGTTACTAGTAAAATTTACAACAGACTTATCATAAAATATGACAGTGGAATTATTGCTATAAATTCCTCCACCAGACTTTGCTGCATTACCGTTGAACAACACACTACCTCTAATGTGCAGATTAGTATGTGAAATGTGAACTGGTACTGCTGCATTGTTGACAAACACATTGTCTTGTAAGTAAACATGACTAGGGATCTTGCTACCTGAACCATCAATGTAAACTATACTTTGTGTGGCTCTATTGAAAATGAATTTGCAATTTTGAACTACTAAATTGTGTTGAGTAAACGTATTAGGATTTGGAGAGAAATGTATAGCTGCTCTATGATCTCTGTATTCATTCTTGTTTGTAAAATTACGATTGCTAATGTTCACATCTCCATACACTTCTGAAAATAAAACACTTTTTCCTTTGGAGTTGTGGAATGAACATCTTTCAATAGAAACATTGGATGAGTTGTAGAATTCAATCCCTGGATGATCTTTAGAGCCACATCCCTCCCACTGGATACCTTCAATGGTTACATTCTTGCAGGAGATGAACTTTACTGCACCAACATCATTACACTTTACAACAGGATTTCTGTGTCctattatcatgatattttcaAGACCTTCTAATGTCACATTAGAGGACAACACAACATCAGTTGTAATGTTGACAATGGTGTTATTACTGGAGATGTTATTTAGAATGTCATTGATTGAATGAAAGGTACAGTTTCCTGATACATCATCACTACTGTTCTCAGAAGTATCAGATGAATCGCCAGACGTCACTTTTGTAACTTGGCTGAACAAACACACTAGCAGAACAGCAACTATGGTCATTTTTAAGCGTTCCATTTTTGCATCAACAGATAACAAAAAGACTAACTTGACTAAAtgtacatagttcagttactgATATTTATAGCTTCAAAAGAGGATATGATGTAACACTGATGTCATGATAAATGCACTggaaaaataattaaaattccTATAATTCTGTGAGGTCAGGGAATGTGCAGGACATATACCATACAAATTTCCAGTACATATCCTGGACTTACCATATGATTCTTCCTGCACCTTTCCTTTGATACAGGACATTCCAACTAGACCTAATATCactaccagagaagtatgccatgaaacATCTATGGTTttttcatgaaatgttaaatctcccctatgaaatgtaccatgaaagtcaattcatggtatacaatgggttgtttcatgggccatgaaatgCATTTCCAGATCAGATTATCATGGTACTTTCATGGCGttgcagagatttcatgggtgcagtacccatgaaatgttaaaattcatgggataaaccataggtatttttatgggtatttcatggttattttcatggcaATTTCATGTACTGTATCTGGTAGTGTAAGCATATAATGTTGGTATAGGGCATGTCATAAATACTTACATTGCAGTACACAACAAATTTACCTGAAGTTGGAAATGTATCTACTATATGCCGCGGAAATCAGTTCTCTTGAATGTTCAGTTTAGGAAATTCTAACAAGACCTGATCAAAAGATCATGTCATAAATACTTACATTGCAGTACATACTAAAGTTGAAAAAATATCTACTAGCTATATGAAATTCTCTTGCACCAGCTTTTCCTTTAGTTTAAGAATTTCCCTAAAGAGCGACTTACAATACAGTACACACCAAATTTAGTTGGAAGTGTATCTACTATATGAAATTCTTTATAGTTTATCTGCATGGACTATATTGCATGACAGTTTTATTGATTGCACATTTACTGCTACTGTCACCTTCGACTAATCAAAGGGGCGCCCACGCCAGACTAATTAACCACATGAGCAGACCGAGGGCAATACTACGTGAGAAGACACGAGTGTAGAAATATAGGTGCATGTAATATAACGCCTAGGACAAAGGCAATAGGTACTCTGACATCGCTACAAAATAGAGCAATAGGTATTTCACGTGACCGCTAAGATGCGGTATGATTGGTCTTTATTCGAAAtgacgtcacaaaacaaaatggaggatgtagtgtggggacgtttgTATGCGCGCCTATGTAGACTATAGAAGATTCGAGCTATACCGAGTT comes from Dysidea avara chromosome 4, odDysAvar1.4, whole genome shotgun sequence and encodes:
- the LOC136253829 gene encoding uncharacterized protein, coding for MTIVAVLLVCLFSQVTKVTSGDSSDTSENSSDDVSGNCTFHSINDILNNISSNNTIVNITTDVVLSSNVTLEGLENIMIIGHRNPVVKCNDVGAVKFISCKNVTIEGIQWEGCGSKDHPGIEFYNSSNVSIERCSFHNSKGKSVLFSEVYGDVNISNRNFTNKNEYRDHRAAIHFSPNPNTFTQHNLVVQNCKFIFNRATQSIVYIDGSGSKIPSHVYLQDNVFVNNAAVPVHISHTNLHIRGSVLFNGNAAKSGGGIYSNNSTVIFYDKSVVNFTSNSVTDNGGAIYQIYSRIVFETNSMVIFKDNSARYGGAIYSDNSEITFNGSLSIEFNNNEASYDGGAVYCYDSSNITFDGNSSVTFNNNEANFHGGAVYCESSSNITFDGNTNATFNNNKANYYGGAIFFNTQCNVLFYVTTTVTFITNRATTGGAIFCQNSNISAKESSTVQFINNSATHGGAIFLRDQATVLLEESCIIEFTDNKATESGGALYITSYSTAILTKYSEVTYSNNKVTQYGGAIYCGDNSNIRLDKNVTVKFANNTSEYGGALSIIQSMLTFEGNSVAKFTNNIAERGGAFYVSLSTVTLEGNTTANFTGNNAENGGAISVVKSLVTFAERPQLWFFNNSASGSGGAMHLTDQFIVNISYNSHITFYNNTANRHGGAIYCDLTKSANNKLTFNTTNIIFYNNTVLTSSDVYVDIPTSCDETCLNNSIIDKEYTQFSGVIKTSPRKLEFNDTAMCIDNDNDMNCQRYLTKNIMLGQEIIINACVLDYYNQPAESTQFVLSSEDQDYHIIGSDNVLISCTAAFEGVRIKGERVFEATNYSINITSYDGSISDVKKFTIELITELSPCHPGFHYDNTTQTCVCYSDSAIVSCSGSTSSIKRGYWFGEVNNKTTVAVCPNSYCKFACCETASGFFKLSPIRANQCNSQRSGTACGSCKDGYTLSFDSIDCVGVDTCTTGQTVLVVTLSIIYWVVIVILVFIVTYYHIGIGYLYAITYYYSMVDILLRERLYSSQGLFTFVSIMSSISKVTPQFLGQLCLVTSMSGIDQQFIHYIHPLAVAIIIVVICQSARISYKFSSFVSRGIIHVISFLLLLSYTSVATTSLLLMRSLKFHNVDKVYTYLSPELEYFHGRHVSYVIVATLCSLIVLGLPLLLLLEPFLNQKINFTRIKPLLDQFQGCYKDKYRSFAAYYMICRLVIILIIIANPSNNDTTQYLFIIANSILALIHATIRPYGSNILNVFDGFVLQLMIAVSMVPLIDSYDPDLLLSFMFVLVILPLIPFLIMEIYLYKRTIKKITKYCVPTKPDTTNDNNEVPMRDFVESVIDDNRRMNATICEIRESEMDDATHYRESFFEVMHEIED